From the genome of Nicotiana sylvestris chromosome 2, ASM39365v2, whole genome shotgun sequence, one region includes:
- the LOC138885604 gene encoding uncharacterized protein, whose translation MKAFYDEAVELAAYQLQDMASAWFEMWEKERDEDDGPPTWEDFEGAFMANFIPEEYRDAKATEFEQLKQGNKSLQEYYIKFIRLDKHAPHMVKIEKAKICRFVGGLAYHIKDTTSVAMVGMTAFSSIVRFSKHLEKDRQQKREVKGHNKKTRTTGRRTQSYGNQSRQNQNFRTSSSHSQSHAEQNSHQQGLCGSCKRQHSSRCNLGFHGCYHCGDIGHIKATFPKLRCNFSGGSTRPSSSSATTVAPPQARGSHNQTANGAGIGAYRVTQGGGQPRLFDTFDRQSVEASAEVITDCHVKIVKFQFPNKEVLEWKGSSASLVVSEVVREFPEVFPNDLPGLPPKRIIYFGIDIMPGTQPISIPPYTMAPAELNELREQLKDLLYKGIIRPSVSPWGALILFVKKKDVRRLSAVE comes from the exons ATGAAAGCATTTTATGATGAAGCTGTGGAGCTGGCTGCTTACCAGCTTCAAGATATGGCTAGCGCTTGGTTTGAAatgtgggaaaaggaaagagatgaagatgatggtcCGCCTACTTGGGAAGATTTTGAAGGGGCCTTCATGGCTAACTTTATCCCAGAAGAGTATAGGGATGCTAAGGCTACAGAGTTCGAACAGctcaagcaagggaataaaagtCTGCAAGAGTACTACATAAAATTCATAAGGTTAGATAAGCATGCTCCTCACATGGTTAAGATAGAAAAAGCAAAGATTTGCAGGTTTGTTGGCGGTTTAGCTTACCACATTAAGGATACGACATCAGTTGCAATGGTAGGGATGACAGCCTTCTCCTCTATTGTGAGATTTTCCAAGCACTTAGAAAAAGACAGACAACAAAAGAGAGAAGTAAAAGGGCATAACAAGAAAACCCGGACAACGGGCAG ACGTACTCAGAGTTATGGAAACCAGTCTCGCCAGAATCAAAAttttaggacatcatcctcacatagCCAGAGTCATGCTGAGCAAAATTCACACCAACAAGGTCTTTGTGGATCATGTAAGCGGCAACATTCAAGTCGGTGCAATCTCGGGTTTCATGGTTGCTATCATTGTGGAGACATTGGTCATATAAAGGCTACCTTCCCAAAGTTGCGATGTAATTTTAGTGGTGGATCAACTCGTCCTTCTAGTTCCTCAGCTACTACAGTTGCACCACCTCAAGCTCGTGGTTCTCATAATCAAACCGCGAATGGAGCAGGCATAGGTGCATATCGAGTTACTCAAGGAGGGGGACAACCCCGTTTGTTTGATACATTTGATCGTCAGAGTGTAGAGGCATCTGCagaagttattacag ATTGTCACGTCAAGATAGTCAAGTTCCAGTTTCCAAATAAAGAagtcttagagtggaagggtagttcagcatcgcttgtag TTAGTGAAGTTGTTAGAGAATTTCCAGAAGTTTTCCCAAATGACCTTCCCGGACTTCCTCCTAAAAGAATCATATACTTTGGCATTGATAtcatgccaggcactcagcccatatctataccTCCTTATACGATGGCTCCTGCAGAACTTAATGAGTTGAGAGAACAGTTGAAAGACCTTCTTTACAAGGGCATCATCAGGCCGAGTGTTTCACCGTGGGGTGCCTTGATCCTATTTGTCAAGAAGAAAGATGTGCGtcgactatcggcagttgaataa
- the LOC138885603 gene encoding uncharacterized protein — protein sequence MVEDALSRKSMGVLAYLEVQRRSLGREIQKLANDGIRLDETEEGGIIAYALAQSSLVADVKDKQDEDLYLVKLKEGVKNKEITAFTLESDGVLKLNDRLCVPDVDALRKAIMEESHSSRYSIHPVSIISDRGPQFTAHFWQAFQKRLGTKVNLSTAFHPHTDGQAERTIHTLEDMLRACVIDFGGNWDDHLPLIEFACNNSYQASIGMAPFEALYGRMCRSPVGWFEPAEVSLIGPEFVCEALEKV from the exons ATGGTAGAAGATGcacttagtaggaagtcaatGGGTGTCTTGGCCTATCTTGAAGTACAAAGGCGATCTTTGGgtcgagaaattcaaaaactagcAAATGATGGAATTAGATTGGATGAGACCGAAGAAGGAGGTATAATTGCTTATGCCTTAGCGCAATCCTCCCTTGTTGCGGATGTAAAGGATAAGCAAGACGAAGATCTGTActtagtgaaattaaaagaaggagtcaAAAACAAAGAAATCACTGCTTTCACTCTAGAAAGTGacggagttttgaagttgaatgatcgATTATGTGTGCCTGATGTAGATGCTCTTAGGAAGGCCATAATGGAAGAATCTCACAGTTCGAGGTACTCTATCCACCCAG TTTCAATCATATctgatagaggccctcagttcacggcGCATTTTTGGCAAGCATTTCAGAAAAGATTAGGTACAAAGGTCAATTTAAGCACCGCTTTCCATCCACATACCGATGGCCAGGCAGAAAGGACCATTCATACTCTTGAAGATATGTTGCGTGcgtgtgttatagattttggaggtaattgggatgatcacttgccacttatagaatttgcttgCAATAACAGCTATCAGGCTAGCATTGGTATGGCTCCTTTTGAAGCGTTGTATGGGCGGATGTGtaggtctccagtgggttggtttgaaccggcAGAGGTGTCATTGATTGGTCCAGAGTTTGTTTGTGAGGCCTTGGAGAAAGTATAG
- the LOC138885602 gene encoding uncharacterized protein yields the protein MKGVMRFGKKGKLNPRFIGPYEILEKKGNVAYKLVLPVELSSIHPVFHVSMLRKYIHDESYIISADTIEIKEGLTYEEVPIEILDRQVRKLKTKDLASVKVLLSNHDSKEATWEVEEDKRKKYPYLFEEKEMARTRNSDKNTQDAAQETIATIVDQGRTKKTLT from the exons atgaaaggagttatgaggtttggtaagaaagggaaacttaaccctagatttatcggaccttatgaaattctagaaaagaaaggaaacgTGGCTTATAAGCTAGTGCTACCCGTTGAGTTATCCTCTATTCAtcctgtctttcatgtgtctatgcttagaaAGTACATTCATGATGAGTCGTATATAATATCTGCCGATAcaatagaaattaaagaaggtttgacttatgaagaggtacctatagaaattctcgataggcaagtaagaaagttGAAAACAAAAGATTTAGCATCGGTAAAAGTTTTGTTgagtaatcatgattcaaaagaggctacgtgggaggtcgaggaagataagagaaagaaatatccatatttatttgaggaaaaag AAATGGCTCGTACTCGCAACTCTGACAAAAACACTCAGGATGCTGCTCAAGAAACTATTGCTACTATTGTGGATCAAGGAAGAACTAAGAAGACTTTAACTTAG